Proteins encoded in a region of the Nicotiana tomentosiformis chromosome 9, ASM39032v3, whole genome shotgun sequence genome:
- the LOC138898735 gene encoding uncharacterized protein, with protein sequence MAAPPNFEEGQSTYIPPRFNGQYYGWWKTRIHDFIMAEDSAFWDVICDGPFIPLKTIGEPEVTVPKSRKEYSDADRKAIEKNFRAKKIPVCGIGPDEYNRISTCQSVKKIWEALQTAHEETTQVKQSKIDMLTTKYELFRMKDDESIQDMHTRFTPIINKLHSLGEIIPRNKLVEKILSVLPGSWESKVNAIMEAKDLQKLTIDELIGNLKTYEMKKKKDHERREPKREKNMVLKTDNNESSGEDADMAYLIKRFQKMYRHNIDKLAKRNLVPNKRFKRKEVADNVVKLALAAWGDSFRESGEDDAQGDTSMMEIENEATDYDSIFALMEKTDDDEDNDDDEVNVLDVQRNLKSYSQKKLISLENILIDTYHNLINDKNALTIELGEVENERDNLVVVVADLKETIENLVKEKML encoded by the exons atggctgctccaccaaacttcgaaGAAGGTCAATCCACCTACAtaccaccaagattcaatggccaatactatggatggtggaagacaaggatACATGATTTTATTATGGCTGAAGATTCAGCGTTCTGGGATGTTATATGTGATGGTCCCTTCATTCCTCTGAAAACCATTGGGGAACCAGAAGTGACAGTTCCCAAGTCTAGGAAGGAATACAGCGATGCTGACCGCAAGGCTATAGAGAAGAACTTTCGAGCAAAGAAAATCCCTGTTTGTGGCATTGGGCCAGATGAATACAACAGGATTTCTACTTGTCAATCTGTCAAGAAAatctgggaagctctccaaacAGCACACGAAGAgacaactcaagtcaagcagtcgaagattgatatgctaaccactaagtatgaactcttcaggatgaaggacgatgagtccattcaggacatgcacacTCGCTTTACCCCTATCATTAATAAGCTTCATTCCTTGGGAGAAATTATTCCAAGGAACAAACTTGTCGAGAAAATACTCAGCGTATTACCTGGTTCCTGGGAAAGTAAAGTAAATGCTATCATGGAGGCAAAGGATCTACAAAAGctaaccattgatgaactcattggtaatttgaaaacttatgaaatgaagaagaaaaaggatcatgagagaagagagcccaaaagggagaagaacatggtcctcaagacagacaacaatgaATCAAGTGGCGAGGATGCTGATATGGCTTACTTGATAAAGAGATTTCAGAAGATG TACAGGCACAACATAGACAAATTAGCcaagaggaacctggttcctaacaaaagatttaaaagaaaagaagttgctgacaatgttgtgaaactagctcttgctgcatgggggGACTCTTTCAGAGAATCTGGAGAAGATGATGCACAAGGTGACACCTCCATGATGGAAATCGAAAATGAAGCAACTGATTATGATTCCATCTTTGCCCTGATGGAAAAAACTGACGATGAtgaagataatgatgatgatgaggtaaacgttctagacgttcaaagaaatctGAAGTCTTACTCTCAGAAAAAGCTTATatctttggaaaatattttaattGACACTTATCACaatcttataaatgataaaaatgcctTAACTATAGAGCTAGGAGAAGTAGAAAATGAGAGAGATAATTTGGTAGTTGTAGTGGCCGACCTAAAAGAAACTATCGAGAATCTAGTGAAAGAAAAAATGTTATGA